The Fragaria vesca subsp. vesca linkage group LG2, FraVesHawaii_1.0, whole genome shotgun sequence genome includes a window with the following:
- the LOC101293058 gene encoding V-type proton ATPase subunit B2-like: protein MAVSQNNHDMEEGTLEVGMEYRTVSGVAGPLVILEKVKGPKFQEIVNIRLGDGTIRRGQVLEVDGEKAIVQVFEGTSGIDNKYTTVQFTGEVLKTPVSLDMLGRIFNGSGKPIDNGPPILPEAYLDISGSSINPSERTYPEEMIQTGISTIDVMNSIARGQKIPLFSAAGLPHNEIAAQICRQAGLVKRLEKSDNLLDARDGEDDNFAIVFAAMGVNMETAQFFKRDFEENGSMERVTLFLNLANDPTIERIITPRIALTTAEYLAYVCGKHVLVILTDMSSYADALREVSAAREEVPGRRGYPGYMYTDLAQIYERAGRIEGRKGSITQIPILTMPNDDITHPTPDLTGYITEGQVYIDRQLHNRQIYPPINVLPSLSRLMKSAIGEGMTRKDHSDVSNQLYANYAIGKDVQAMKAVVGEEALSSEDLLYLEFLDKFEKKFVSQGAYDTRSIFQSLDLAWTLLRIFPRELLHRIPIKTLDLFYSRDATN, encoded by the exons ATGGCTGTTTCACAAAACAATCACGATATGGAGGAGGGGACACTAGAGGTCGGCATGG AGTACAGGACTGTCTCTGGTGTGGCTGGACCTCTGGTTATCCTTGAAAAAGTTAAG GGACCCAAGTTTCAGGAGATTGTTAATATTCGGTTGGGAGATGGAACAATTCGACGTGGCCAAGTCCTGGAGGTTGATGGAGAGAAAGCTATTGTTCAG GTTTTCGAAGGAACATCTGGAATTGACAACAAGTATACCACAGTGCAATTTACAGGAGAG GTTTTGAAAACTCCAGTCTCTCTGGACATGCTTGGGCGGATCTTTAATGGATCTGGGAAACCCATTGACAATGGGCCCCCAATTTTGCCTGAGGCGTACCTCGACATATCTG GTAGTTCTATCAATCCCAGTGAGAGAACATATCCTGAAGAGATGATTCAAACGGGAATTTCGACAATTGATGTAATGAATTCCATTGCCAGAGGACAAAAGATCCCACTTTTCTCTGCTGCTGGTCTTCCTCATAATGAGATTGCAGCTCAGATATGTCGCCAGGCTGGTCTGGTCAAGCGGTTGGAGAAATCTGACAATCTTCTTGACGCTAGG GATGGGGAAGACGACAATTTCGCCATTGTGTTTGCTGCTATGGGAGTAAATATGGAGACTGCACAGTTCTTCAAACGTGATTTTGAGGAAAATGGTTCAATGGAGAGGGTCACCCTTTTTCTTAATCTG GCAAATGACCCTACAATTGAACGTATTATTACTCCTCGTATTGCTCTTACTACTGCAGAGTATCTGGCATATGTATGTGGGAAGCATGTCCTTGTCATACTGACAGATATGAGTTCTTATGCTGATGCTCTTCGTGAG GTATCTGCTGCCCGAGAGGAAGTGCCTGGAAGGCGTGGATATCCCGGGTACATGTATACCGATTTGGCGCAAATCTATGAGCGTGCTGGACGAATTGAAGGGCGAAAAGGCTCCATCACACAAATTCCAATTTTGACTATGCCCAATGATG ATATTACGCATCCCACCCCGGATCTTACAGGATACATTACTGAGGGACAGGTATACATTGACAGGCAGCTCCACAACAGACAG ATCTACCCACCAATCAATGTCCTCCCATCTCTTTCTCGTTTGATGAAG AGTGCTATTGGTGAAGGGATGACTCGCAAGGATCATTCTGATGTATCCAATCAG TTGTATGCAAATTATGCAATTGGGAAGGATGTCCAGGCAATGAAAGCTGTGGTTGGAGAGGAAGCTCTTTCTTCTGAGGACTTG CTATACCTGGAGTTTTTGGACAAGTTCGAGAAGAAGTTTGTGAGCCAAGGAGCTTATGATACACGTAGTATCTTCCAGTCTCTCGATTTGGCATGGACATTGCTTCGCATTTTCCCCCGTGAGCTTCTCCACCGTATACCTATAAAGACCCTAGATCTGTTCTACAGCAGAGATGCAACAAACTGA